The following coding sequences lie in one Pelecanus crispus isolate bPelCri1 chromosome 9, bPelCri1.pri, whole genome shotgun sequence genomic window:
- the FAM43A gene encoding protein FAM43A, producing the protein MLPWKRSKVELVAGEARRQSKPKGYAVSVHYSALTSLARACPESALHRVGSMFRSKRRKFRVTSEDPTYTVLYLGNATTIQSKGEGCTDLAVCKIWSKSEAGRQGTKMKLTISAQGIRMAHAEDKGLRRPGHLYLLHRVTYCVADPRLPRVFAWIYRHELKHKAVMLRCHAVLVSKPEKAKAMALLLYQTSATALAEFRRLKKRDDARHQQQQLVGEQSIPLVPLRKLLNGQCCYKPPVERSRSAPKLGSITEDLLGEEQEERAMHCDCEDILEALGEPEGELLRAGAGRGEGPELGQLLRDLGELSLGNDLRSLRADLRVRRLLSGESTGSESSLESNGADGAAPPCNGAEQPPPGDPETG; encoded by the coding sequence ATGCTGCCCTGGAAGCGGAGCAAGGTGGAGCTGGTGGCGGGCGAGGCGCGGCGGCAGAGCAAGCCCAAGGGGTACGCGGTGAGCGTGCACTACTCGGCGCTCACCTCGCTGGCCCGCGCCTGCCCCGAGAGCGCCCTGCACCGCGTGGGCAGCATGTTCCGCTCCAAGCGGCGGAAATTCCGCGTGACCAGCGAGGACCCCACGTACACCGTGCTCTACCTGGGCAACGCCACCACCATCCAGTCCAAGGGCGAGGGCTGCACCGACCTGGCCGTCTGCAAGATCTGGAGCAAGAGCGAGGCGGGCCGGCAAGGCACCAAGATGAAGCTGACCATCAGCGCGCAGGGCATCCGCATGGCCCACGCCGAGGACAAGGGGCTGCGCCGGCCCGGCCACCTCTACCTGCTGCACCGGGTCACCTACTGCGTGGCCGACCCGCGCCTGCCCCGCGTCTTCGCCTGGATCTACCGCCACGAGCTGAAGCACAAGGCGGTGATGCTGCGCTGCCACGCCGTGCTGGTCTCCAAGCCCGAGAAGGCGAAGGCCATGGCCCTGCTGCTCTACCAGACCTCGGCCACGGCGCTGGCCGAGTTCCGCCGGCTGAAGAAGCGGGACGACGCgcggcaccagcagcagcagctggtgggcGAGCAGAGCATCCCGCTGGTGCCGCTGCGCAAGCTGCTCAACGGGCAGTGCTGCTACAAGCCGCCGGTGGAGCGGAGCCGCAGCGCGCCCAAGCTGGGCTCCATCACGGAGGACCTGCTGGgcgaggagcaggaggagcggGCCATGCACTGCGACTGCGAGGACATCCTGGAGGCGCTGGGCGAGCCCGAGGGCGAGCTGCTGCGCgccggcgccggccgcggcgaGGGCCCGGAGCTGGGCCAGCTCCTCCGCGACCTGGGCGAGCTCAGCCTGGGCAACGACCTGCGCTCGCTGCGCGCCGACCTCCGCGTCCGCCGGCTGCTCTCCGGCGAGAGCACGGGCAGCGAGTCCTCCCTGGAGAGCAACGGCGCGGACGGCGCCGCCCCGCCCTGCAACGGCGCCGAGCAGCCGCCCCCCGGCGACCCCGAGACCGGCTGA